The Oceanicaulis alexandrii DSM 11625 DNA segment GGTTCATGTCTGTCTCCCCTTTGGTGCTCTTTAGAGCTTAATCGCAAAAGTGTCCGGCTCCGGGGCGAGTGTCAAACCTCAAACGGCAGGAAACAGGGGGCGTGCCATGCAAAACGCCCGGCGCGAGGGCCGGGCGTTTGCAGAGATAGTCAAGAGCATCAGCAGGGCTTAGAGGCCCGGCAGTTTGCGGCGCACGGTGCGGCGGCGCTCGATTTCGACTTCGCCGCCGCCGGTGACGCCCTCGATCGCGGCGGTGGCGTCGTCGGGATCAATCGGCTCGCCGCCTTGCTGGACCAGGCGCTCATTGTCACGCCAGAACAGCACGCGGTCTGCAAAGCTCTGATCCTTGCGGATCAGGGATGCGGTCTCGCCGTCGATGATGGCGCGCACATTGGGATTGGCGTCTGCAGCGCCGGCGCGCGAGGCGAACAGGATTTCAGCGTCGCTGGCGTTGGTGCCCGACAGGTCGCCGAACAGGGCGCGACGCGCCTGCTGGTCCTGGAACATGTCTTCAGCGCGCAGCTCGCCTGGACGCGGCGGCGTCAGATTGTATTCGGGCGGCACTGACAGCGGCGCAATCGTCACGACGCGGAACTCGTCCGGGGTGGTCTTGTCTACGCCAAGGGCCTGGCGGACGCCGGAATTACAGCCGGTCAACGCGAACAGGGCGGTGGCGGAAAGGATCAGGGCGGTGCGCATACGCATGGGTCGAAAGCTCGCTTTCATGGGCGGTTCTCACCGCTTGTATCAGACTGGCGCACGCTCTGGCCAGAGGCCCGGCGCCGCTGGAAGACCGGTTTAGCGGTCCCCGTTCACGATCAGGTCCAAAATCATCACGGCGACGCCGATGCAGATGCCTGCGTCCGCGACGTTGAAGACATAGGGGAAGTACAGCCCTGAGAAATCGAAAAAGTCGACCACCGCGCCATAGATCAGCCGGTCGATCACATTGCCGATCGCGCCGCCGATGATCAGGGCGAAGGCCAGAGCCTGCAATCGGCGGGTGGTCTGGAACATCCATACGATCAGCATGCCGGCGATCGCCAGCGACACCGCCGCCAGGAGATAGCGCTGCAGATCGGAATCCGCCTGAAACATGCCGAAGCTGACGCCGTGATTCCACACCATGGTCAGGTTGAACCACGGATCGAGGACCTGAACCTGTTGCGGCGTGCGCCCGTCCAGATCGAGCCCGTACAGGATCCAGTATTTGCTGGCCTGGTCCGCGATCAGCACAAGCACGGCGATGATAAAGCCGAAAATCGTGAACGATCCGGCGCTGCGCCGACGCGAAAACATTCGCTGCATGATCAAGTCCCTGCATTCCCTCTGAAGAAACGCTTAGCAGGGCGCACGCCAGACGGTCCAGTGAAAGCGCCGCAATCTGACTGCGACGAAATCTGACTGGGCGCTTCGGCGGGGTTGGTTGTGACAGCAGGCTGAAGCCGGAAGCTGTTCTGGCCAGGTTCGTCGGTTAGCTGTGTATACGCCTCAGCCTTCTGGGGCGCTCTCGTCTGTCGTCTGCGTCATGTCATTGATATACCCATGGCGGCCCAGAAAGGCGCTGATGGCGTGACGAGCGCGTGTAATGTCCTCTTCAGCGACGTCGAAATCTGATTCCTGATTGTCTAGATTGCGCGTCAAAAGATGGCCGACATCGTTAAAAGTCTCGATCTCGCATTCAGTCTGGAAATCGTGCAGGCGGTCGCAATAGCCCATCGCATAGGCATGCGGGGTCAGAGTATCCTGCTCGCCACTGATGATCAGCGTTGCCGGCGTGGTCTCTGAGACGTGCTCGAAAGGCGAATACTCCGCCGGATCATCAGGCTGGCCGAGCAGGCGCTGGAACCAGCCATCCTGACTGGTGCGAATAGCCGGCGAGTAAAGAACAAGCAGGTCGGGACCCTGAGTGCCGTCCGGACAGCCGACGGTGGCCATGGAGGCGGCAAGATGCCCGCCAGCGGACACGCCATAGGCGGCGATCCGGGACGGGTCGACGCCAAGCGATGACGCCTGCTCGCGGACCCACGCCAGAGATGCACAAGTGTCGTGAAGAGCATCAACTGGTGTCACGCCATTTCTGGACAGGCGATATTGAACAGAGATTGCGACCATGCCCTGATCCGCCAGACGCCGGGCGGAGCTTTCCATCCAGGCAGGGGAGCCATAGGCCCAACCGCCTCCATGCAAGAGGATGATAGCGGGGGCTGGGTCTGGGCTGGAGGAATGAAACACATACGCTGACAACGCTTCGCCATCAGGGCTTCTGTAGGTGTGCACCGCGTCAGCCTCAGTTTGTGCTTGCGCTGTTGAAGCGGCCAGCAAAAGCGCCAGCGTCGGCAGGAATGCAATCATGGATATGGTCCGAAATTGAAGTGTGATGGGATGCTGACGATAGCACAGTGCGTGTGCACGTCTTGGCAAGGCGCATGTAAGGCGTGCGCACTAAGTCCGATATGGAGCGTCTGCGCTACCGCCGCCCGAACAACCGTTCGATATCGGCGAGTTTCAGCTCCACATAGGTGGGGCGGCCGTGATTGCATTGGCCCGAATGGGGGGTGGCTTCCATCTCGCGCAAGAGCGCGTTCATTTCATCGCCGGTGAGGCGGCGGCCCGCGCGCACCGAGCCGTGACACGCCATCGTGCCAACCACCTCTTCGAGCTTTTCTTTCAGAGACAGCGCTTCGTCATATTCAGCGATCTCGTCGGCCAGGTCGCGAATGAGGCCCTGCACGTTCAGGCGTTTGAGAAGAGCGGGCGTCTCGCGCACGGCCAGCGCGCCCGCGCCGAAGGGTTCGACGATCAGGCCTAGCTCGGCCAGCTGATCGGCGCGGTCGAGCACACGGCGCGCCTCGGCCTCATCCAGTTCGACGATTTCAGGCACCAGCAAAGCCTGTCGCGCCACGCCGGTGGCAGCGAGTTGTTTCTTCATCCGCTCATAAACGAGGCGCTCATGGGCGGCGTGCTGATCGACGATGACCAGGCCGTCCTCGGTCTGGGCGATCACATAGGTGGCGTGCACCTGCGCCCGCGCCACGCCCAGCGGATAGTCAGGATGCTGGGTTTCTGGCTCTGACCCGCCCTCTACAGGTTCGCCGCCATATTGGGGCTCGGTGCGCGCGGACATGCCCGGCGCGAGATCTGAGCGTTCAGAATGGGACGTCTCGGTCCGGGACTCGCCATAGCCGTAACCCGACGTCTCATGATGCTCGGACAGCTGGCTTTCCCAGGCGGGGGAGGGCCGGTTCGCCCAGCCGCTGGAGATCGAACTGCCCCGCGTCAAAGGCAAAGCGTGAGACGGCGCGCCTTCAGGCCGCGCTCGTCCGAGCGCATAGCCAGCGACCGTGGTGGAGGCGCGGTGCCCGGCGCCCGCCAGCGCATGACGCAAAGCGCCGACGATCAGCCCGCGCACCAGCCCTGAATCGCGAAAGCGCACTTCGGCCTTGGCCGGGTGCACGTTCACATCCACATGGCCGGTGGGCAGATCCACATAGAGCGCCACCACCGGGTGCCGGTCGCGCGCGAGAAAATCCTGATAGGCGCCGCGCACCGCGCCGACGATCAGCTTGTCCTTGACCGGGCGGCCATTGACGAACAGGAACTGGTGCTGGTTCGAGCCGCGATTATAGGTGGGCAGGCTGGCGAGCCCGGTCAGGTGCACGCCTTCGCGCTCCTGATCGATGACCAGAGCGTTCTCGCCAAAATCCGCGCCAAGAATGGACGACAGACGGCCCCGCCGCGCTTCGTCGCGATCGTCAGTGGTTTCCGCCGGGGCGGAGACGCGCGAACGGCCCTCGACCGACAGGAAGAAGCCCACATCGGGGCGGGCCAGCGCCAGACGCTTGATCACGTCTGCAACGGCGGTGCTCTCGGCGCGTTCGGATTTGAGGAATTTGAGACGGGCGGGCGTCGCGTAAAACAGATCGCACACCTCGACGCGCGTGCCGCGACGGCCCAGCGACGGCGCCGGGCGCGGGCCGGATTTGATTCCGCCTTCGACGCACAGCTCCCAGGCTTCACCCAGCTCCTGGTCCTGTGTCGTGATCGTCAGCCGCGCCACAGACCCGATGGAGGGCAGGGCTTCGCCGCGAAACCCCATGGAATGGATATTCAGAAGATCATCCTGGCCGTCTTCGCCCACCGGCAGCTTGGAGGTGGCGTGCCGCTCGATGGCGGTTTCCAGCCCGTCGGAATCCATGCCCGAGCCGTCATCCTCGATGACGATGCGGGTCAGCCCGCCGCCCTCGATGCGCACGTCGATCCGGCGCGCGCCGGCGTCCAGCGCGTTCTCCACCAGCTCCTTGACGGCGCTGGCGGGGCGCTCGACCACTTCGCCGGCGGCGATGCGGTTGACGGTTTCTGGCGACAGGCGGCGGATGATGCTCATGGGACCAACCTCGCGACGCGGTGTGAGTCGGTCAAGAAAGCCGTGCTGTTTGCCATCTTCCGTTTGCGCAAAGAGACGTGATAGGAAAGCGGTATGACCGATACTGATCTGACATCTTTTGATCGTGATTTCACCGGCGAGGCCATGCTCGAGTATGGCGACGCGGATTTCATGATCCTGAAACCCGGCGCTTATGTGAAATGCGCGGTGACGGGTGAGAAAATCGCCATCAACAATCTGCGCTACTGGTCCGCCGAGCTGCAGGAAGCCTATCTGGACGCCAACGCCGCCACGGCGCGCTGGCGCGAGGTCTATCAGGGCCCTGGCAGCACCAAACAGCAAAAACCGGGATAATTCTCATGGTTCTGATCGCCGCGCTCGCTCTTGTTCAATCCGTCGCCGCTGCGCCGGAGGGTGCGGCTGATCCCATGGCGGCGCTGATCGCGGAAAGCGCGCCAAGCGCGGTTTCGCCGATCAATTGCGCGGGAACCCATCGTCAGGGCGCGATGATCGTCTGCCGCACCGCGCCGGGCGCCGATGTGAGCCTGGGCGACATCACCGTGTCCGCCGATGACGAGGGCTGGGTGGTTCTGGGCCATGACCGCGACGCTGAGCCCCGGACGCTTCTGAGCGTGCGCGCGGCGGGGCTGTCCTATGAAGAGACCGTCACCGTCCAGCAGCGCGAGTATGACATTCAGCGCATTGAGGGCGTGCCCCAGCAATACGTCACCCCGCCTGAAGACGTGCTCGACCGGATCCGCGCCGAGGGCCGTGAAAAGCGCAACGCCTATCAATCACGCTGGGCGGGCGACGGCTTCGCCACCCTGTTTGAAATGCCGGTCGAGGGCCGCATGACAGGCGTTTACGGCAGCCAGCGCTATTACAATGGCGAACCGCGCCGGCCTCATTACGGTATCGACATCGCCGCGCCGGGCGGCACGCCGGTGATCGCGCCCGCGGCGGGCGTCGTCACCCTGGCTGATCCCGACATGTATTACGAAGGCGGGCTGATCTTCATTGATCACGGCCAGGGCCTGACCAGCGCCTTCCTGCATCTGGGCGCGGTGAACGTGGAAGTCGGCCAGCAAGTCGCGCAAGGCGAAGTGATCGGCGAAGTGGGCTCGGGCGGCCGCTCCACCGGCGCGCATCTCGACTGGCGCATCAAATGGCACAACCGCTATATCGATCCCGCCGCCGCGCTCGAGGTGGACCCCAGCGGTTTGCGGTAAGCGCCTGAAGTCCCGGACCCGTCGCGGTCTGGCTTTTTTCTTCTCTTTCCCGGCGAAGGCCGGGACCCAGAGATCATCAAGCGCCGCACATCCGGCTCTGGATCCCGGCCTTCGCCGGGACAGAGATAGATATTCATATCCTGAACATGTCATCCCGGACGCGCAGCGATCCGGGATCCACCGAAATCACTCTGTTCTGTTTACCCAGACGCCTGCAGCAGATCCCGGCTCAAGGCCGGGATGACGGGAAAAGTGAAACGGTTGAGAGCGTCCCTCTCCCATCTTTGAGGGGAGAGGACAGGTGAGGGGTGAGCGGCGGGGCAGGTTTCAGGCGCTGCGCATATTGAAACGCACCCCCTCACCCAAACTCTCCCTCTTGTTCAAGGGGGAGAGGGGAGGCGCCTAAACCCCCTCCGTCTTCGCCTTTTTATACAGCGATTTCTCAAACCGGCGATGCACCCAGAACCATTGGCTGGGGGCTTCGCGGATACGGTCTTCGATGAAGCGGTTGATGGTGGTGACGGTCTCAAGGATGGCCGCCGCGTCCTGACCGTCGGGCTTGGGCAGGGGCTCGTAGATCGTCACCTTGAACCGGGCGCCGTCCTTGCGCACCACATTCATCGGCACCAGCGGGCAGTCATAGCGCAGCGCCATGCGCGCAGGACCGGCGGCGGTCATGGCGTCCCGCCCGAAAAACGGCGCGGCGATGCCGTCATTCATCTTCTGATCGTTCATCAGCCCGACCGAGGCGCCCGCTTTCAGCGCCTGCATCAGCTCCTTGGCGCCATGGCCGCCCTTGGGCGCCAGGATGTTGACGCCATAGGCCTTGCGCTGGTCGATGATGCGTTTGTCGATCAGCGGGTTGTTGGCGTGGCGATAGGTGATGCGGCAGTCTTTCATCTGCTGCACGATCACGGCCGCGAGCATTTCCCAATTGGCGAAATGGCCGCCCACCAGCACCGCCGGGCGCCCCTGACGGTCGAGCTCGGCGAGGATGTCCGCGCCCACCACTTCGACCTGATCGCTGCCGGGGCTGAAATCAAAGCGGTGCATGTTGGGGAACTCGCCGACGACGCGGCCGAAATTGTCCCACATGGCGTCCAGCAATCCGTCGATTTCGCGCTCTGACGCTTCGGGAAAGGCGATTTGCATGTTCACCCGCGCCACATGATGCACGGAGAGTTTCGGCCCCAAAGTGCGCAGCAGCTTGGCGCCATAGTCCGAGGCGCGCTCCAGCCCCATGGAGCGGAACAGGCCCTGATAGGCGTCCCAGCCCAGGGCTTCGGCGCGAAAGCCGATGGATTTCATCAAATCTGACATGGCTCTGGCTTAGCGGGAGTTGGCGAAGGAATCCATGGCCTGATCAATCAGCGCGTCCAGCCGCGCCTCATCCTTGAACACGGCGCGCACAGGCCAGGCGATGACCGAACCCTTTACCCCGCCGGGCAGGCGCACATGGTCTTTTTCCGTGGTGATCAAGGTGGCGTTATGGCTTTCAGCCAGATCGGCCAGTTCCTCGATCTCGCCACGGGTGAAGGCGTGGTGATCGGGAAAGCTCGCCGTGTCGGCCAAAGTCCCGCCCGCCGCTTCCAGCGCGTCGTAGAATTTCTGCGGCCGTCCGATGCCCGCGAAGGCCAGAAGCGGGCCTGAGGGCGGCGCGGCTTCCGGCGCCAGCCAGGCGGTCAGCACCGGGATTTCAAGATCTGAAAGCTGAAGCTTGTCCAGATCGGGCGTGAACTCGGCGCTGGGACACATCACGATCACCGCGTCGGCGCGCGCCAGGCCCGCCTTGACCGGTTCGCGCAACGGCCCGGCGGGAAAGATCGTGCCCGGCCCCCAGCCGGTCACCGCGTCCACCACCACGATGGAGAGCGTTTTTTCAAGGCTGGGGTTCTGATGGCCGTCATCCATGAGGATGAGGTCCGCGCCCTCCTGAGCGGCCATCATCGCGCCTTCGGGGCGGTGGCGAGCCACATAGACCGGCGCCAGCCGCGAGAGCAGCAGCGGCTCATCGCCCACATCCGAGACGGAATGCAGCTTGGCGTCGACCTTCACAGGCCCGGCAAGCTTGCCGCCCCAACCGCGGCTGAGCCCCGCCGCTTTCAGCCCTTTTTGACGGGCGGCGCGCATCAGGGCGGCGGTCACCGGCGTCTTGCCGACCCCGCCCACCGTCAGATTGCCCACGCAGATCACCGGCGCGGGGGCTGGCGCAGGCGTTGTGGTGCGGAGGCGGCGCGCCCCGGCCCAGGCGTAGAGCGCCCCCAGCGGCGAGAGCAGCGCGCGGGTCAGCGCGGCGGAGCTGCGCGGGGCGGTGTCATCCCAGAAGGGCGGCGCTCTCATCCTTTGGGTCCTTGGTCGAGAAGTCGGTTCAGATGGGACAGGGTGAGGGGCAACGCGCCGCCGGGCAAGGCGTCGAGCGCCGCCCGGGCGTTTTCGATCATCCTGCCGCCATCGCTCCAGCCCTGGCGGATTTGCGTTGCGACCTCGTCCGCCGTGTGCGCGACGCTGCGCGCGTCATGGGCGTCATAGACCGCGTAGACATCCGCAAAGCTGTCCACATAAGGACCGGTCACGACCGACGCGCCCGCGCGGCTGGCCTCAATCGGGTTATGCCCGCCAATGCCGTCCATGAAACTGCCCGCGATCACCGCAACCGGGCACAGCGCATACCACAGCGCCATCTCGCCCAGCGTATCGGCCAGCCAGACCTGCACGCTCTGAGGCGTTTCGCCCTTGGAGCGCTGGGCGAAGCTGAGCCCCGCCGCGTTCAGGATATCCGCCACTTCGCTAGCGCGCTCGGGATGGCGCGGGACCAGGATCATCAGCGCGTCGGGCTGGTCTTTCAGCAGAGCTGCATGGGCGTTGGCGATCAGCGTTTCCTCGCCCGCATGAGTGCTGGCGGCGACAAAGACCGGACGGTCGCCGATCAGCGCCTGACCCTCAGTCAGCGTCTCGGGGTCGGGTGCGGGCAGGCCGCATTCGAGTTTCAGATTGCCGGCGTTCGTGATCGGCTGGCCGGTGAGTTTGGACAGACCGTCCGCCGTGCGTTGGTCCGCAGCGCCGATCCAGTCAAATGCGCCCAGAAGCGTGCGGGCGCTTTGGGGCCAGCGCGCCCAGCCGTCCAGTGATTTCTGGTTCATCCGCGCATTCATCAGCGCCAGCGGCACGCCGCGCGCTTTCGCGGCGAGGATGAGGTTCGGCCAAAGCTCGCTTTCGGTGAACACCGCCAGATCGGGACGCCAATGATCGAGAAAGGCGCTCACCCAGTCTGGCGCATCCACGGGCGGAAACTGATGGATCAGCCGATCCAGGCCGCGTCGCGCGATGAGGTTTGCAGAGGTGAGCGTGCCCGAGGTGATCAGCACATGGGCGTTCGAATGCTGAGCGAGCAGGGCTTCAGCGACCGTCAGCGCCATCTGGCTTTCGCCGACGCTGGCGGCGTGCAGCCAGATCAGCCGGCCCTCGGGTCGCGGCAGTCCCGCCTGTCCCAAGCGTTCGGTCAGCCGGTCTGGATCTTCCTTGCCGGCGCGGGCTCGCCGGTTCAACAGCCAGCGCGCCGCCGGCTTCAGGGCGGTGGCGGCGGCGCGATAGAGCGACAGGCCGGCCGCACTCATGCCGCGTCCTGTTGGGCGTCCGGGCGCGGCGCGGCGATGATCGCTTCGCCCCGGCAGGCGAGATCAGCTTCCATATTGGCGCTGATCATGCGCGCCTCCAGCGTGGCGCGGGCCTCTTCCAGCTGATCCTTGTCCGCGTCCTTGGCGATCCGGACAGGCTCGGCCCAGACGATGACGCCCTTGCCAAAGGGCAGCGGCAGGACGAACCGGTCCCAGCTCTTGAAGATGATCGCGTTGGAGGTGGACCAGCCCAGACCCAGAATGGGCGCGCCCGTCGCGCGGGCGAGTTTCACCGCGCCGAGGCCGGCGCGCATGCGCGGCCCGCGCGGCCCGTCCGGGGTCAGCGCCATGCAGCCGCCGCCTTCGACCCAGCGGACCATTTCGCGAAACGCGCTCAGCCCGCCTTTCTGCTTGGTCTTTTTCTTGTTGCGCGATGAGCCGCGCACGACTTCCACCTTGTGATGGGCGGCGACCTTGGTGACCACATCGCCTTCGCGGGAGCGGGAGATCAATATGGCGGGCGGCTGCACGTCTTTGGGCCAGGCGGCGATGGTCATCAGGATCCGGCCATGCCAGACGCCGCAGATCACGCCGTCCCCGCCCGCCCAGATCTGTTCAGCGTGTTCGCGCCCGCGCACCTCCCAGCGGGTGGTGGCTTTGACAAGGCTCATATAGCCCGCCAGCAACGCGGCGATCAGCGCTTGAACGGGGGCCGAAGAGAGGATGGACTTCAACATGGTCTGCGCTGGATCGCCGCCCCGGACCGATCCGTCAAGCGTTCCGTGCGCGTCAATCGCACGCAACAGGTCATTGCAAGCTGTGCTCAAGCGCCTTACTTCAGCCCGCCATGACGTATGATTTGAACGATCCGGCGGATTACAAGCGCGCGATGAAGGGCCTGATGTGGGGCGATCATGGCGTGCTGCGCCAAAGCTTTCACAACATGCACCGCGTAGGCGGCGAGATGTGGCGCGGCAATCAGCCCAGCCCCAAGCGGCTGAAAGCGCTCAAGGATATGGGGTTCAAGACGATCCTCAACCTGCGCGGGACCCAGCCGGGGCGGCACTATTATGATCTTGAGCATCATACCTGCGCCGAGCTGGGCCTTGAGATCGTCGACCTGCCCTGGGGCTCGCGTGAGGCGCCGTATGTGGAGCGGATCGAGCATCTCATCAAAGTGTTCGACGAAATCGCCTACCCCGCCTTCATGCATTGCAAGTCCGGCGCGGACCGGGCGGGCATCGTGGCGGTGATGTACAAGCTCTTGCACGAGAAGGCCCCGTTTGAAGAGGCGGTCGAGCAGCTCTCGTTCAAATACGGCCATATCAAGCAGGGCAAGACCGGCATGCTCGATCATTTCTTTGACCTCTATCGTCAGAGAAACGCCGCTTCGCCGATCGAGTTTCTGGACTGGGTGCGCACCGAATATGACCGCCAGGCGTGCCATGACGGCTTCATGGCCAGCTGGTGGGGCTCGGCCCTGACCGAGAAAATCTTGCGCCGCGAATAGCTTGAGGTTGATGGCGCACCGCTTGCATCTTCTGGATGCAGGAGGGAGCGCCTCATGCCGATCACCAGCCATGTCCGGGCTTTGCAAAGCCGGTTTCCGCGATTTGTCGACGCCAAGGCGAGCGCCCAGCGTTTCATGCGCCGCACGCTGCGCCGTCCGTTCGAGCGCGAATTCTCGCTGCTCTCACGCTGGCGGCCCGATCCGGGCGAGGTCTTCATTGATGTGGGCGCCCATCGCGGCCAGAGCGTGGACGCCATACGGCTCTATCAGCCCAACGCCCTGATCCATGCGTTTGAACCCAATGTGCCGCTGGCGTGTTCGCTGGCGACCCTGTTTGACGATGATCCTGCGCTGGCGGTCTATGCCTGCGGGTTAAGCGACAAAGACGAGGCGCGGCGGCTGTACGTGCCGGTCTATCGCAGCTTTGTCTATGACGGGCTGGCCTCCTTTGATCCTGACCAGGCGGGCGGCTGGCTGAGCGAACACCGGGTGAGCGGGTTTGATCCGGATCAGCTGGAAATGATGGCGGGCGAGGCGCGCACCTTCACGCTGGATATGCTGTCGCTCAATCCCGGCTTTCTCAAGATCGACGCGCCGGGCTGGTTCGCCTCGGTCGTGCGCGGCGCCAAAGAGACGCTTCAGCGCTGCCGTCCGCTCATCCTGATGCAGACCAATGAGCTCGCCGATCAGGCGCTGACCGAAGAGCTGGGCTATACCCGCGCCGCCTTTGACGGCGACCGCCTCCGTCCGGGCGAGGAAGGCCGCGAGAATACGGTCTATGTGCCCGGCGAGCGGGTGGGTGACTTGAAGCGCTGCGGGCTGTGGCCGGCTTGAATGTCTCTCCCTCCTCTCTCCCCGCGCAGGCGGGGATCCAGAGCCGTATGCGCAGTGTGAGATGATCTCTGGGTCCCGGCCTTCGCCGGGAAAGAGGGATTTGTACGCCTCGAAATGTGGATGAAACCCCGGCCAAGCGCAGCGCAGAGCCGGGGCCTCCATCAGGATAAGGCGCTTCAAGCGGAGGGAGGTCCCGGGTCTTCGCTTCGCTCGCCCGGGAATTCAGGACCTGACTACCCGTCCGCG contains these protein-coding regions:
- a CDS encoding DUF3035 domain-containing protein, coding for MKASFRPMRMRTALILSATALFALTGCNSGVRQALGVDKTTPDEFRVVTIAPLSVPPEYNLTPPRPGELRAEDMFQDQQARRALFGDLSGTNASDAEILFASRAGAADANPNVRAIIDGETASLIRKDQSFADRVLFWRDNERLVQQGGEPIDPDDATAAIEGVTGGGEVEIERRRTVRRKLPGL
- the lspA gene encoding signal peptidase II, which codes for MQRMFSRRRSAGSFTIFGFIIAVLVLIADQASKYWILYGLDLDGRTPQQVQVLDPWFNLTMVWNHGVSFGMFQADSDLQRYLLAAVSLAIAGMLIVWMFQTTRRLQALAFALIIGGAIGNVIDRLIYGAVVDFFDFSGLYFPYVFNVADAGICIGVAVMILDLIVNGDR
- a CDS encoding alpha/beta hydrolase, whose product is MIAFLPTLALLLAASTAQAQTEADAVHTYRSPDGEALSAYVFHSSSPDPAPAIILLHGGGWAYGSPAWMESSARRLADQGMVAISVQYRLSRNGVTPVDALHDTCASLAWVREQASSLGVDPSRIAAYGVSAGGHLAASMATVGCPDGTQGPDLLVLYSPAIRTSQDGWFQRLLGQPDDPAEYSPFEHVSETTPATLIISGEQDTLTPHAYAMGYCDRLHDFQTECEIETFNDVGHLLTRNLDNQESDFDVAEEDITRARHAISAFLGRHGYINDMTQTTDESAPEG
- the mutL gene encoding DNA mismatch repair endonuclease MutL, yielding MSIIRRLSPETVNRIAAGEVVERPASAVKELVENALDAGARRIDVRIEGGGLTRIVIEDDGSGMDSDGLETAIERHATSKLPVGEDGQDDLLNIHSMGFRGEALPSIGSVARLTITTQDQELGEAWELCVEGGIKSGPRPAPSLGRRGTRVEVCDLFYATPARLKFLKSERAESTAVADVIKRLALARPDVGFFLSVEGRSRVSAPAETTDDRDEARRGRLSSILGADFGENALVIDQEREGVHLTGLASLPTYNRGSNQHQFLFVNGRPVKDKLIVGAVRGAYQDFLARDRHPVVALYVDLPTGHVDVNVHPAKAEVRFRDSGLVRGLIVGALRHALAGAGHRASTTVAGYALGRARPEGAPSHALPLTRGSSISSGWANRPSPAWESQLSEHHETSGYGYGESRTETSHSERSDLAPGMSARTEPQYGGEPVEGGSEPETQHPDYPLGVARAQVHATYVIAQTEDGLVIVDQHAAHERLVYERMKKQLAATGVARQALLVPEIVELDEAEARRVLDRADQLAELGLIVEPFGAGALAVRETPALLKRLNVQGLIRDLADEIAEYDEALSLKEKLEEVVGTMACHGSVRAGRRLTGDEMNALLREMEATPHSGQCNHGRPTYVELKLADIERLFGRR
- a CDS encoding DUF2093 domain-containing protein — translated: MTDTDLTSFDRDFTGEAMLEYGDADFMILKPGAYVKCAVTGEKIAINNLRYWSAELQEAYLDANAATARWREVYQGPGSTKQQKPG
- a CDS encoding M23 family metallopeptidase, giving the protein MVLIAALALVQSVAAAPEGAADPMAALIAESAPSAVSPINCAGTHRQGAMIVCRTAPGADVSLGDITVSADDEGWVVLGHDRDAEPRTLLSVRAAGLSYEETVTVQQREYDIQRIEGVPQQYVTPPEDVLDRIRAEGREKRNAYQSRWAGDGFATLFEMPVEGRMTGVYGSQRYYNGEPRRPHYGIDIAAPGGTPVIAPAAGVVTLADPDMYYEGGLIFIDHGQGLTSAFLHLGAVNVEVGQQVAQGEVIGEVGSGGRSTGAHLDWRIKWHNRYIDPAAALEVDPSGLR
- a CDS encoding lysophospholipid acyltransferase family protein produces the protein MSDLMKSIGFRAEALGWDAYQGLFRSMGLERASDYGAKLLRTLGPKLSVHHVARVNMQIAFPEASEREIDGLLDAMWDNFGRVVGEFPNMHRFDFSPGSDQVEVVGADILAELDRQGRPAVLVGGHFANWEMLAAVIVQQMKDCRITYRHANNPLIDKRIIDQRKAYGVNILAPKGGHGAKELMQALKAGASVGLMNDQKMNDGIAAPFFGRDAMTAAGPARMALRYDCPLVPMNVVRKDGARFKVTIYEPLPKPDGQDAAAILETVTTINRFIEDRIREAPSQWFWVHRRFEKSLYKKAKTEGV
- the lpxK gene encoding tetraacyldisaccharide 4'-kinase — translated: MRAPPFWDDTAPRSSAALTRALLSPLGALYAWAGARRLRTTTPAPAPAPVICVGNLTVGGVGKTPVTAALMRAARQKGLKAAGLSRGWGGKLAGPVKVDAKLHSVSDVGDEPLLLSRLAPVYVARHRPEGAMMAAQEGADLILMDDGHQNPSLEKTLSIVVVDAVTGWGPGTIFPAGPLREPVKAGLARADAVIVMCPSAEFTPDLDKLQLSDLEIPVLTAWLAPEAAPPSGPLLAFAGIGRPQKFYDALEAAGGTLADTASFPDHHAFTRGEIEELADLAESHNATLITTEKDHVRLPGGVKGSVIAWPVRAVFKDEARLDALIDQAMDSFANSR
- a CDS encoding 3-deoxy-D-manno-octulosonic acid transferase → MSAAGLSLYRAAATALKPAARWLLNRRARAGKEDPDRLTERLGQAGLPRPEGRLIWLHAASVGESQMALTVAEALLAQHSNAHVLITSGTLTSANLIARRGLDRLIHQFPPVDAPDWVSAFLDHWRPDLAVFTESELWPNLILAAKARGVPLALMNARMNQKSLDGWARWPQSARTLLGAFDWIGAADQRTADGLSKLTGQPITNAGNLKLECGLPAPDPETLTEGQALIGDRPVFVAASTHAGEETLIANAHAALLKDQPDALMILVPRHPERASEVADILNAAGLSFAQRSKGETPQSVQVWLADTLGEMALWYALCPVAVIAGSFMDGIGGHNPIEASRAGASVVTGPYVDSFADVYAVYDAHDARSVAHTADEVATQIRQGWSDGGRMIENARAALDALPGGALPLTLSHLNRLLDQGPKG
- a CDS encoding lysophospholipid acyltransferase family protein encodes the protein MSTACNDLLRAIDAHGTLDGSVRGGDPAQTMLKSILSSAPVQALIAALLAGYMSLVKATTRWEVRGREHAEQIWAGGDGVICGVWHGRILMTIAAWPKDVQPPAILISRSREGDVVTKVAAHHKVEVVRGSSRNKKKTKQKGGLSAFREMVRWVEGGGCMALTPDGPRGPRMRAGLGAVKLARATGAPILGLGWSTSNAIIFKSWDRFVLPLPFGKGVIVWAEPVRIAKDADKDQLEEARATLEARMISANMEADLACRGEAIIAAPRPDAQQDAA
- a CDS encoding fused DSP-PTPase phosphatase/NAD kinase-like protein is translated as MTYDLNDPADYKRAMKGLMWGDHGVLRQSFHNMHRVGGEMWRGNQPSPKRLKALKDMGFKTILNLRGTQPGRHYYDLEHHTCAELGLEIVDLPWGSREAPYVERIEHLIKVFDEIAYPAFMHCKSGADRAGIVAVMYKLLHEKAPFEEAVEQLSFKYGHIKQGKTGMLDHFFDLYRQRNAASPIEFLDWVRTEYDRQACHDGFMASWWGSALTEKILRRE